One genomic segment of uncultured Desulfobacter sp. includes these proteins:
- the hflC gene encoding protease modulator HflC: MESTNKNMGRVSVFLLAVAVIAVVVLYNSAYVIDETEQVVITQFGRIVGDAKKTPGLKFKIPFIQKVNYFPKNLLEWDGDPGQIPTKDKTYIWVDTFARWRISDPIVYFQTVKDEFSGLKRLDDIIDPAMRDLISAYPLVESVRNTDRPMDTFDVIQGQEAKEGEETPKRMVRYRVDLGRAEIARQIEKQAREKLADFGIQVVDVKIKRINYIDSVRSSVYDRMIAERNQIAEKFRAEGKGEASNIRGEKERDLQVIKSQAYKQAQEIKGKADAKATRIYASAYGQDPEFYAFVKTMELYKNTLEKDSTVILSTDSELMKYFKKSSN; the protein is encoded by the coding sequence ATGGAAAGTACAAATAAAAATATGGGAAGGGTAAGTGTTTTTTTGCTGGCAGTTGCCGTCATTGCAGTTGTCGTTTTATATAATTCTGCCTACGTGATAGATGAAACCGAACAAGTGGTTATCACTCAGTTCGGGCGTATTGTGGGTGATGCTAAGAAAACACCGGGATTAAAGTTCAAAATTCCATTTATCCAGAAGGTGAATTATTTTCCCAAAAATCTGCTTGAGTGGGACGGGGATCCGGGGCAAATTCCTACAAAGGATAAAACATATATCTGGGTGGATACCTTTGCCCGGTGGCGGATCAGTGATCCTATCGTCTATTTTCAGACGGTGAAAGACGAATTTTCTGGGCTGAAAAGACTGGATGATATTATTGATCCGGCCATGCGCGATTTGATTTCCGCATATCCGCTTGTGGAAAGTGTAAGGAATACAGACCGCCCCATGGATACGTTTGATGTCATCCAGGGGCAGGAGGCCAAGGAAGGTGAAGAAACGCCTAAGCGGATGGTTCGTTATCGTGTGGATTTGGGTCGGGCTGAAATTGCCCGTCAGATAGAAAAACAGGCCCGGGAAAAATTAGCGGATTTTGGCATTCAGGTTGTGGATGTTAAGATTAAGCGAATTAATTATATCGACAGTGTCCGCAGTTCTGTATACGACCGGATGATTGCCGAAAGAAATCAGATTGCAGAAAAATTCAGAGCAGAAGGTAAAGGTGAGGCCAGCAATATCAGAGGAGAGAAAGAACGAGATCTGCAGGTCATTAAATCCCAGGCGTATAAGCAGGCCCAGGAAATAAAGGGTAAGGCTGATGCCAAGGCGACTCGGATCTATGCATCCGCCTATGGTCAGGATCCCGAATTCTATGCGTTTGTGAAGACCATGGAACTGTATAAAAATACGCTTGAAAAGGACAGCACCGTTATATTATCAACGGATTCCGAGCTGATGAAATATTTTAAGAAAAGTTCGAATTAG
- a CDS encoding UDP-glucose/GDP-mannose dehydrogenase family protein, producing the protein MKLTIIGTGYVGLVTGACFSEMGSHVTCVDVDREKIDNLKKGILPIYEPGLESIVLNNYQEGTLEFTTRLDQAAKECNVFFIAVGTPPGQDGSADLQYVLEVARQIGSVIEDYAVIVDKSTVPVGTADKVRVQVSNELEARGAAIEFDVVSNPEFLKEGAAVNDFLKPDRIIVGADSDRAAKLMRRLYAPFSRNRDKMLFMNVKDAEMTKYAANSMLATKISFMNEISNLCERLGVDVENVRKGIGSDSRIGYSFIYPGCGYGGSCFPKDVKALVKTGRDAGFTPTLLEAVEERNNSQKQVLGAKVVNRFGRDLTGRTFGIWGLAFKPGTDDMREASSLVLIRALLDAGARVNVYDPVAMGQAKKEIPAHEQEKIRFAQDQYSALDSTDACILVTEWKAFRQPDFKKMASLMKERVIFDGRNQYEPEEIKEAGFEYHGIGRELG; encoded by the coding sequence ATGAAATTAACGATTATCGGAACCGGATATGTAGGCCTTGTCACGGGTGCATGTTTTTCTGAAATGGGAAGTCATGTCACTTGTGTGGACGTTGACCGGGAAAAAATAGATAATTTGAAAAAAGGGATTCTTCCCATTTATGAACCAGGCCTTGAGTCCATAGTCCTTAATAATTATCAGGAAGGCACCCTTGAGTTTACCACCCGTCTGGATCAGGCCGCAAAGGAGTGCAATGTGTTTTTCATTGCCGTGGGCACCCCGCCGGGACAGGACGGCTCTGCTGATTTGCAGTATGTGCTGGAAGTGGCCCGGCAGATTGGTTCCGTTATTGAAGATTACGCCGTGATTGTAGATAAATCCACGGTGCCCGTGGGGACGGCAGACAAGGTCAGGGTCCAGGTCAGCAACGAACTTGAGGCCCGGGGGGCAGCTATTGAATTTGACGTGGTATCAAATCCCGAGTTTCTTAAAGAAGGGGCGGCTGTTAATGATTTCCTCAAGCCGGATCGGATTATTGTGGGCGCGGATTCTGATCGGGCTGCAAAGCTGATGCGCAGGCTGTACGCACCGTTTTCAAGAAACCGGGACAAAATGTTGTTTATGAATGTCAAAGATGCAGAAATGACAAAATATGCGGCCAACTCCATGCTGGCCACAAAGATTTCATTCATGAATGAGATCTCCAATCTGTGCGAACGATTGGGCGTGGATGTGGAGAACGTACGCAAGGGAATCGGGTCGGATTCCCGCATCGGGTATTCATTTATTTACCCCGGCTGCGGATACGGCGGGTCGTGTTTTCCCAAGGATGTCAAGGCCCTTGTGAAAACCGGCCGGGACGCAGGTTTCACGCCCACTCTTCTGGAGGCTGTGGAGGAAAGAAATAATTCTCAAAAACAGGTGCTTGGAGCCAAGGTGGTCAATAGATTCGGACGGGATTTGACCGGACGGACATTCGGTATATGGGGGCTGGCTTTTAAGCCCGGCACCGATGATATGCGCGAAGCCTCTTCCCTTGTATTGATTAGAGCCCTTTTGGATGCAGGTGCCCGGGTTAATGTTTATGACCCCGTGGCCATGGGCCAGGCTAAAAAGGAAATTCCGGCACACGAGCAGGAAAAGATCCGTTTTGCCCAAGACCAGTACTCAGCCCTGGACAGTACAGATGCCTGTATCCTGGTTACGGAGTGGAAGGCTTTCAGGCAGCCGGATTTTAAAAAGATGGCCTCCCTGATGAAAGAACGGGTGATCTTTGACGGCAGAAATCAATACGAACCTGAAGAAATCAAAGAGGCCGGGTTTGAATATCACGGTATCGGACGGGAGCTGGGATAG
- a CDS encoding DUF721 domain-containing protein: protein MNKKTDSSQLTHISDILSKALSKYRPPQETEITQIWEIWDLALGTSIAQNAKPDTFKNGQLQVIVSSSVWIHQFKFLEKEMIANLNARLNTPLITHLRFKIGEIHY, encoded by the coding sequence ATGAACAAAAAAACAGATTCAAGCCAACTGACTCATATCAGTGACATATTGTCAAAGGCTTTATCAAAATACAGGCCACCCCAAGAAACGGAAATCACGCAGATATGGGAAATATGGGATTTGGCGTTAGGAACCTCCATTGCACAGAATGCCAAACCTGACACATTTAAAAATGGTCAATTACAGGTAATCGTGTCAAGCTCGGTATGGATACACCAATTCAAATTTCTTGAAAAAGAGATGATTGCAAACCTGAATGCAAGACTGAACACACCTTTAATTACACACCTACGGTTTAAAATTGGAGAAATACACTACTGA
- the groL gene encoding chaperonin GroEL (60 kDa chaperone family; promotes refolding of misfolded polypeptides especially under stressful conditions; forms two stacked rings of heptamers to form a barrel-shaped 14mer; ends can be capped by GroES; misfolded proteins enter the barrel where they are refolded when GroES binds), translating to MAKEIKYDAKAREAMLKGVQALADAVTVTLGPKGRNVVIDKSWGSPTVTKDGVTVAKEIDLEDKFENMGAQMVKEVSSKTSDMAGDGTTTATVLARAIYEEGQRLVVAGNNPMGIKRGIDKAVIKVIESLESLAKPTKDQNEIAQVGTISANNDETIGNIIAEAMDKVGKEGVITVEEAKSMDTTLDVVEGMQFDRGYLSPYFATDTEKMVAYLENPFVLICDKKVSSMKDLLPVLEEIAKTGKPLVIVAEDIEGEALATLVVNKLRGTLNVAAVKAPGFGDRRKAMLEDIAILTGGQVVSEDIGIKLENISLQDLGQAKTITIDKDNTTIVDGAGSREALEGRVKQIRAQIDETSSDYDREKLQERLAKLVGGVAVIHVGAATETEMKEKKARVEDALNATRAAVEEGIVPGGGVALIRCIPALDSLDVDGEEKLGVKVIAKAIEWPLRKIADNAGVEGSVVINKIKEADGAFGYNARTDVYEDLIEAGVIDPKKVVRFALQNAASVASVMLTTEAMIAEKPEKDAGGGMGGGMPGGMGGGMGGGMPGMM from the coding sequence ATGGCTAAAGAAATCAAGTACGATGCCAAAGCACGTGAAGCTATGCTCAAAGGCGTCCAGGCGCTTGCCGACGCAGTAACGGTTACCCTTGGTCCCAAGGGAAGAAACGTTGTTATTGATAAATCCTGGGGATCTCCCACTGTTACCAAAGACGGTGTGACCGTTGCCAAAGAAATTGACCTCGAAGATAAGTTTGAAAACATGGGCGCCCAGATGGTTAAAGAAGTATCTTCAAAAACATCTGATATGGCTGGTGACGGTACCACCACCGCTACTGTCCTTGCCCGGGCAATTTACGAAGAAGGCCAGCGTCTGGTCGTTGCCGGCAACAACCCCATGGGGATCAAAAGAGGCATTGACAAGGCTGTTATAAAAGTCATTGAAAGCCTTGAAAGTCTTGCCAAACCCACTAAGGACCAGAATGAAATCGCCCAGGTCGGTACCATTTCCGCCAACAATGATGAAACCATTGGTAACATCATTGCCGAAGCCATGGATAAAGTGGGCAAAGAAGGTGTTATAACCGTTGAAGAAGCCAAATCCATGGATACCACCCTTGATGTTGTTGAGGGTATGCAGTTTGACCGCGGATATCTTTCCCCGTATTTCGCAACCGATACCGAAAAAATGGTTGCTTACCTGGAAAATCCTTTTGTCCTGATCTGCGATAAAAAAGTATCCTCCATGAAAGATCTGCTTCCTGTGCTGGAAGAAATTGCAAAAACAGGTAAGCCCCTTGTTATCGTTGCAGAAGATATAGAAGGCGAAGCCCTGGCCACGCTGGTTGTGAATAAACTGCGCGGCACCCTGAATGTGGCTGCCGTCAAAGCGCCCGGTTTCGGTGACAGAAGAAAAGCCATGCTGGAAGATATTGCTATCCTCACCGGTGGTCAGGTTGTTTCCGAAGATATCGGTATCAAATTGGAAAATATTTCCCTTCAGGATCTTGGCCAGGCCAAAACCATCACCATTGACAAAGACAATACCACTATTGTTGACGGTGCCGGATCCAGAGAAGCCCTTGAAGGCCGTGTAAAACAAATTCGTGCCCAGATTGATGAAACCTCTTCTGATTATGACCGTGAAAAACTGCAGGAACGTCTGGCTAAACTGGTCGGTGGTGTGGCTGTAATTCATGTTGGTGCCGCCACTGAAACCGAAATGAAAGAAAAGAAAGCCCGTGTAGAAGATGCCTTGAATGCAACCCGTGCAGCTGTTGAGGAAGGCATTGTTCCCGGCGGCGGTGTCGCCCTGATTAGATGCATTCCTGCCCTTGATTCCCTTGATGTGGATGGTGAAGAAAAATTGGGTGTTAAAGTTATTGCTAAGGCTATTGAGTGGCCCTTGCGCAAAATTGCCGACAACGCAGGTGTAGAAGGTTCTGTTGTCATCAATAAAATTAAAGAAGCAGACGGTGCCTTTGGATACAACGCCAGAACCGATGTATATGAAGATCTTATCGAAGCTGGTGTTATTGATCCTAAGAAAGTGGTTCGTTTTGCCCTGCAGAACGCAGCTTCTGTTGCATCTGTTATGCTGACCACCGAAGCCATGATCGCTGAAAAACCTGAAAAAGATGCAGGTGGCGGCATGGGCGGCGGTATGCCCGGTGGAATGGGCGGCGGAATGGGCGGCGGAATGCCCGGTATGATGTAA
- the tolQ gene encoding protein TolQ produces MTTESVGLLYMLTNAGPVVKFIMLLLLFFSIISWSIIFIKFRYVRKAFRDSADFTEVFWQCRTLADAFSKAKALRSSPLARIFIAAYMEAARTESKENLAARKNAGSTLQTMGSINRTLNRAINVENRRLAQLVSFLATAGNTAPFIGLFGTVWGIMSTFQGIGLSGSASLAVVAPGISEALVATAAGLAVAIPSVIAYNYFNDRIRVLNSELQSFSSDLLNIIERDVFKKLEA; encoded by the coding sequence ATGACCACTGAATCAGTCGGCCTGTTATATATGCTTACCAATGCCGGGCCCGTTGTAAAGTTTATCATGTTGCTGCTGCTGTTTTTTTCTATTATCTCCTGGTCTATCATATTTATAAAATTTCGGTATGTCAGAAAGGCATTCAGAGATTCGGCGGATTTTACCGAAGTGTTCTGGCAGTGCCGAACCCTGGCCGATGCCTTTTCCAAGGCCAAAGCACTTCGTTCCAGTCCCTTGGCCCGGATTTTTATTGCCGCTTACATGGAGGCTGCAAGGACGGAGAGTAAGGAAAATCTTGCCGCAAGGAAAAATGCCGGATCGACCCTTCAGACCATGGGAAGTATCAATCGTACGCTTAACCGAGCCATTAATGTGGAAAATCGGCGGTTGGCCCAACTGGTATCCTTTCTGGCAACAGCCGGCAATACAGCACCTTTTATCGGTCTGTTCGGTACCGTGTGGGGTATCATGAGTACCTTCCAGGGGATCGGGCTTTCAGGGTCGGCCAGTCTTGCCGTTGTGGCACCCGGTATTTCCGAGGCCCTAGTGGCGACTGCAGCCGGACTTGCCGTGGCCATTCCATCGGTTATCGCATATAATTATTTTAATGACCGTATACGGGTGCTGAATTCAGAACTTCAAAGTTTCTCCTCAGATCTTTTGAATATTATTGAACGGGATGTTTTTAAAAAGCTGGAGGCCTAA
- the elbB gene encoding isoprenoid biosynthesis glyoxalase ElbB: MGKKIGVLLAGCGVYDGSEIHEAVLTMLFLDQANADIICMAPNMEQYHVIDHLSGTETSEKRNVLVESARIARGEIKDLKDVQASDLDAIIIPGGFGAAKNLSDFAINNIQAEVHPEVQRIITDMINSKKPVGAICIAPATLTKAIADKHPEVTIGNDIGTADAIEKMGGKHVACTVDQIHIDQDKKIVSTPAYMLGPNIKDVAVGIEKLVAQVLAMA, translated from the coding sequence ATGGGCAAAAAAATAGGTGTATTATTAGCAGGATGTGGCGTATATGATGGTTCTGAAATTCATGAAGCTGTGTTGACAATGCTATTTTTGGATCAAGCCAATGCAGATATTATTTGTATGGCACCAAACATGGAACAATATCATGTCATTGATCATTTATCAGGCACAGAGACTTCCGAGAAAAGAAATGTACTGGTAGAATCTGCACGTATTGCCCGCGGAGAGATTAAGGATTTAAAAGATGTCCAAGCAAGCGATTTAGATGCCATCATCATACCAGGTGGTTTTGGTGCAGCCAAAAATTTAAGTGATTTTGCGATTAATAACATTCAAGCTGAGGTTCATCCGGAAGTTCAACGAATTATAACCGACATGATTAACAGCAAAAAGCCCGTTGGCGCCATTTGTATTGCACCGGCTACCCTAACTAAGGCCATTGCCGATAAACATCCCGAAGTCACCATTGGCAATGATATAGGCACCGCAGACGCGATCGAAAAAATGGGCGGCAAACATGTGGCATGCACTGTCGATCAAATACATATAGACCAGGACAAAAAAATTGTCTCAACACCGGCATATATGCTTGGCCCCAATATCAAAGATGTCGCAGTCGGAATTGAAAAATTAGTAGCCCAAGTGCTGGCCATGGCATAA
- the groES gene encoding co-chaperone GroES → MSFRPLSDRILVERVEENEKTKGGIIIPDTAKEKPAEGKVVATGNGRMGEDGKLLPMDVKVGDLVLFSKYGGTEVKIDGIDYLIMRQDDVLGVVD, encoded by the coding sequence ATGAGTTTCAGACCATTGAGCGACAGAATTCTTGTTGAACGTGTTGAAGAGAATGAAAAAACCAAAGGCGGTATCATTATCCCGGATACAGCAAAGGAAAAACCTGCCGAAGGTAAAGTGGTTGCAACCGGTAACGGACGTATGGGCGAAGACGGAAAGCTTCTTCCCATGGACGTTAAAGTTGGGGATCTCGTATTGTTCAGTAAATATGGCGGTACGGAGGTCAAAATTGACGGGATTGATTATCTGATCATGCGCCAGGACGATGTACTGGGCGTTGTTGACTGA
- a CDS encoding AURKAIP1/COX24 domain-containing protein: MGSVIKKRRKKMRKHKHRKLLAKTRHQRKKK; encoded by the coding sequence TTGGGCAGCGTTATAAAAAAGAGAAGAAAAAAAATGCGCAAGCATAAACATAGAAAGCTCCTTGCCAAAACCAGACACCAAAGAAAGAAGAAATAG
- the hflK gene encoding FtsH protease activity modulator HflK, whose product MNWDWEKLRENQKKYEQKQGGGPGMPTPPQMEDLLNKFKGFKSSGIFFVIIIIIAVIIGMSTVFTIDRSEVGVIQRFGKYDRLAQPGLNFKLPAGIEKVTKVNVREIETEEFGFKTYNGEGSFRASPESSRQDASLMLTGDLNVAVVPWIVQYRRADPRAYLFNVKDVRSLLRDMSEATMRMIVGDRSINEVISSRAEIASAAQEMLQRELDNAKAGIGIVNIEMKKTNVPEPVQASFNEVNQATQEKEQTIYRAREEYNKAVPLARGEAKRLIKDAEGYAIDRVNRAQGDATKFKAIYDEYVQAKDVTRKRMYLESMLEVLPKLENKYIIDSDQKNVLPFLNMGAKLSGQTLGKSE is encoded by the coding sequence ATGAATTGGGATTGGGAAAAACTTCGAGAAAATCAGAAAAAATATGAACAAAAGCAAGGCGGAGGGCCTGGGATGCCTACACCGCCCCAAATGGAGGACCTGTTAAATAAATTTAAAGGGTTTAAGTCTTCCGGCATCTTTTTTGTGATAATCATTATTATTGCTGTAATTATCGGTATGTCTACTGTGTTCACCATTGACCGGAGCGAGGTCGGGGTGATCCAGCGTTTTGGCAAGTACGATCGTTTGGCGCAGCCCGGCTTGAATTTCAAACTGCCCGCAGGCATAGAAAAAGTAACCAAGGTGAATGTCAGGGAGATTGAAACTGAAGAGTTCGGTTTTAAAACGTACAACGGGGAGGGATCTTTTCGTGCGTCTCCGGAGTCGTCCAGGCAGGATGCCTCTTTAATGCTCACCGGCGATCTTAATGTTGCCGTTGTTCCCTGGATTGTTCAGTACCGCAGAGCTGATCCCAGGGCGTATCTGTTTAATGTAAAAGATGTCAGATCCCTGTTAAGGGATATGTCCGAAGCAACCATGCGAATGATTGTGGGAGATAGAAGTATCAATGAGGTCATTTCAAGTCGTGCAGAGATTGCCAGTGCGGCTCAGGAAATGCTTCAAAGGGAGCTGGACAATGCAAAAGCCGGGATCGGTATCGTCAATATTGAAATGAAAAAAACCAATGTGCCGGAACCGGTGCAAGCCTCCTTTAATGAGGTTAACCAAGCTACTCAGGAAAAGGAGCAGACCATATATAGAGCCCGGGAAGAATATAACAAGGCGGTTCCCCTGGCCCGGGGCGAAGCAAAGCGTCTGATCAAGGATGCCGAAGGGTATGCTATTGACCGGGTAAACCGTGCCCAAGGTGACGCGACCAAATTCAAGGCCATTTATGACGAATATGTCCAGGCGAAAGATGTGACCCGGAAACGGATGTATCTGGAATCCATGCTTGAGGTCCTGCCCAAACTGGAGAATAAATATATCATTGATTCAGACCAGAAAAACGTGCTGCCGTTTCTAAATATGGGAGCTAAATTGTCAGGTCAAACCCTTGGGAAAAGTGAGTAG
- a CDS encoding exopolyphosphatase, giving the protein MRLVTRSDFDGLGCAAILKEKGIIDDIKFVHPKDIQDGKIEITCDDILANIPLVPGCGLWFDHHSSEQERKVSCTFEGCCEPSAPSTARVIYEYYGGLKKFKNQHLDDLIRAIDKSDAAQFTKEEILNPEGWVLLSFIMDPRTGLGRYKDYRISNYALMMDMIDYCRNKTAKEILDISDIKERTIRYFEQDKLFRQMLLENSRVEGNVVVLDLRAQDEIYTGNRFLLYSLFPDANISMRIMWGFERRNIVITCGYSIINRTASADVGSLMLKYCGGGHRRAGTCQVPIDKADNIIKEIFEEFNKGDNSA; this is encoded by the coding sequence ATGCGGTTGGTAACACGATCCGATTTTGACGGCCTTGGCTGTGCAGCTATTCTTAAAGAAAAGGGCATTATTGATGACATTAAATTCGTCCATCCCAAGGATATTCAGGACGGCAAAATTGAAATTACTTGCGACGATATTCTAGCAAATATTCCTTTGGTTCCCGGTTGCGGTCTCTGGTTTGATCACCACTCCAGCGAACAGGAACGAAAGGTATCATGCACCTTCGAAGGATGCTGCGAACCTTCGGCACCAAGTACAGCACGGGTTATTTACGAGTACTATGGTGGGTTGAAAAAATTTAAAAATCAGCATCTTGATGACTTGATTCGTGCCATTGATAAATCAGATGCCGCCCAGTTTACAAAAGAGGAGATTCTCAATCCCGAGGGCTGGGTTCTTTTGTCTTTTATCATGGATCCCCGCACCGGCCTTGGACGTTACAAGGATTACCGCATCAGCAACTACGCTTTGATGATGGATATGATTGATTACTGTCGTAACAAAACTGCCAAAGAAATCCTTGATATTTCGGATATCAAGGAACGAACCATTCGGTACTTTGAACAGGACAAACTATTCCGTCAGATGCTCCTCGAAAACAGCCGTGTGGAAGGAAATGTCGTGGTCCTTGACTTAAGGGCGCAAGATGAAATCTACACAGGCAACCGGTTTTTATTATACAGCCTGTTTCCCGATGCCAATATCTCCATGCGGATTATGTGGGGCTTTGAACGCCGGAATATTGTTATCACCTGTGGTTACAGCATTATCAACCGCACTGCCAGCGCCGATGTGGGATCTTTGATGCTTAAGTATTGCGGCGGCGGTCATAGGCGTGCGGGAACCTGCCAGGTGCCCATTGACAAGGCCGATAATATTATTAAGGAAATTTTTGAAGAATTTAATAAAGGCGATAATTCAGCTTAA
- a CDS encoding KamA family radical SAM protein, whose amino-acid sequence MENSSHLWKKIIAEAVRDPAELCRRLDIPNENVDLNPNFPMIVPEPFLQRIKPADPLDPLLLQVLPRNEESAVSPGFTTDPVGENGNLSPEGTLSKYHGRSLIVTGKACSIHCRFCFRRHLPLPAIEKNSIAAGFCIDPETIAAQFEADPTIHEVILSGGDPLMLSDRHLQDLIFRLDQVPSIQRIRIHTRMPIIIPQRLTENLLSFLGNNKRHGKAAKMIMVLHVNHPNELDSKVSQSIEKLVDCGCILLSQTVLLQQVNDSSSILFELFERLINLGVMPYYLHQLDRVAGATHFEVSPEKGCDLITKLRTRLPGYAVPRYVREISGEPGKVVLK is encoded by the coding sequence GTGGAAAACTCTTCGCACCTGTGGAAAAAAATTATTGCTGAGGCAGTGCGTGATCCTGCTGAATTATGCAGACGCCTGGATATTCCAAACGAAAATGTGGATTTAAATCCGAATTTTCCAATGATAGTACCAGAACCGTTTTTACAGCGCATAAAACCGGCAGACCCACTAGACCCGCTTTTACTCCAGGTTCTTCCCAGAAACGAAGAATCAGCTGTAAGTCCGGGTTTTACAACCGACCCTGTTGGTGAAAATGGAAACTTAAGCCCCGAAGGCACCCTGTCCAAGTACCATGGCCGTTCTCTTATCGTGACAGGCAAGGCGTGCAGTATCCATTGCCGTTTCTGCTTCAGGCGGCATCTGCCGCTTCCAGCTATAGAAAAAAACAGCATTGCAGCGGGCTTTTGCATTGATCCGGAGACTATTGCCGCTCAATTTGAGGCGGATCCCACAATCCACGAGGTAATTCTCAGCGGCGGAGATCCCCTGATGTTAAGCGACAGGCACCTTCAGGATCTCATTTTCCGCCTTGACCAGGTCCCAAGTATACAAAGAATCAGAATTCACACCAGGATGCCGATCATCATTCCCCAGCGGCTTACTGAAAATCTGCTTAGCTTTCTTGGTAACAATAAACGTCATGGCAAGGCAGCTAAAATGATCATGGTATTACACGTAAATCATCCTAATGAACTTGATTCCAAGGTCTCCCAGTCAATAGAAAAATTAGTTGATTGCGGATGTATTTTATTGAGTCAAACAGTACTGTTACAGCAGGTTAATGATTCTTCTTCCATCCTATTTGAACTTTTTGAGCGTCTTATTAATTTAGGGGTGATGCCATACTATCTTCATCAGCTTGACCGGGTGGCAGGCGCCACACATTTTGAAGTCTCACCTGAAAAAGGGTGTGACCTGATAACAAAGCTGAGGACACGGTTGCCGGGATATGCAGTCCCTCGCTATGTCAGGGAAATATCAGGGGAACCGGGGAAGGTTGTGTTAAAATAA
- a CDS encoding FmdB family zinc ribbon protein has product MPVYEYQCSGCGHIEEVFQKISESPLEVCPRCNGKLKKIISQSTFHLKGSGWYVTDYGGTKAGSKPKEKPSAKSEKSASKSDSK; this is encoded by the coding sequence ATGCCGGTTTACGAGTACCAATGCAGTGGGTGTGGTCATATAGAAGAAGTTTTTCAAAAAATTTCAGAGTCCCCCCTGGAAGTTTGTCCCAGGTGCAATGGTAAACTAAAAAAGATTATTTCCCAAAGCACCTTTCATCTCAAAGGATCCGGATGGTATGTAACGGATTATGGCGGAACCAAGGCAGGTTCTAAGCCTAAAGAAAAACCATCAGCAAAATCAGAAAAGTCAGCTTCTAAATCAGATTCCAAATAG
- a CDS encoding methyltransferase, producing MQPAKGYRYSMDPFVLCSQIPPICSGDRILDIGCGCGIIPVILGYCFPQSCITGVEIQTKLAEIALKNIIKNKLEQTVSIINEDVINFNPESTNGPFDLIVSNPPYKKHNTGRLNPDLQKAIARHEITINIQSLAAKAETLLRHKGRFMIIFPSERLPDIEQAVQATSIYPEWIRYIHTGPQKTPKLVIFSGRKDITARKRVLPPIYLSSNNIVNMNILPKRQQF from the coding sequence GTGCAGCCGGCAAAGGGCTATCGTTACAGCATGGATCCCTTTGTGCTGTGTAGCCAGATCCCACCCATCTGCTCTGGTGATCGCATCCTGGATATAGGATGCGGCTGCGGCATTATTCCTGTTATTCTGGGATATTGCTTTCCCCAATCTTGTATTACCGGCGTTGAAATTCAAACCAAACTTGCTGAAATTGCGCTAAAAAACATTATTAAGAACAAACTTGAACAGACCGTATCAATCATTAACGAGGATGTTATTAATTTTAATCCTGAATCCACAAACGGACCTTTTGACCTTATAGTGTCAAATCCACCTTATAAGAAACATAATACCGGAAGATTAAACCCGGATCTTCAAAAAGCCATCGCCCGCCACGAAATTACCATAAATATACAAAGCCTTGCAGCAAAAGCAGAAACACTTCTCAGGCACAAAGGCCGATTTATGATAATTTTCCCTTCCGAACGTCTGCCGGATATCGAACAGGCAGTGCAGGCAACATCTATTTATCCGGAGTGGATACGCTATATTCATACCGGTCCCCAAAAAACACCTAAGCTTGTTATTTTTTCAGGACGTAAAGATATAACCGCCCGAAAACGCGTCCTGCCCCCCATTTACCTGTCGTCCAACAATATCGTGAATATGAATATTTTACCCAAGCGTCAGCAATTCTAA